One Paramisgurnus dabryanus chromosome 9, PD_genome_1.1, whole genome shotgun sequence genomic window, GCCTAAACCAAAGCCTCTAAACTGATAGATAAAATCCATGACTGAATTGTAGAAAGCTCTTGAAGCACACTGAAGTAAATGCATGACTACAAACAAAGGTGATGGCTGCATTAATGGGATAGTAACAAAAATGATGTCATTGTTTACTCATCCTAATGCTGTTGTACACctgtatgaaaatattttaaagaatgatggtaaccacacagttgacggtacccattgacttacatagtaggaaaaaaacaaTAGGTACcgccaactgtgtgcttaccatttcttcttttgtattcaacataataaagaaattcatacagggttagaacaacatgaagatACGAtaacacaattttcatttttgggtgaagcaTCCCTATAAATAGATTTTGTTAAACAAATGAAATTCTCACTATTGCATTCGTTGAACAGTTGTGCGACTTTTGCATGGGGCGTCTTGGTGCAAAAACCTCGCAAACCAGGTGCCAAATGGCTTGATATAGCGCTGTGGCACATTTAAATGCATCTGTGTATTACACAAACATGCTGCCTTTCCGTGCAAATGTGTCTAATTATagacttattattttttttttttgcatggtAAATGTATTTACCATTGCAGCTCAtgatattaaaatttttttgaATTTTCTATAGATCACAGCAGCAGTTATTCGTGAAATGATGGAGGAGAGCATTAACCGGCCATGAATCATACATGTGGTGTAGATAAGAAATTTTTGGCATTTTAAAGAGACTATTCAGGTGCTTGGATCTAACTGGTAGGGTTATGCTGTACAGTCCTAACAAAGTACTTCAGATTGTGTATAAACCACTACTagaaaaaatgtacaaaattgcAGACTTTGTTAAATCACACACTTAAACAGTGCGTACAAATATGTGTTAATAGCCTGTGTGATTCATTTTAATGAATTCCCCCTTTTAGAAATAAAGGcatttttattaaagaattCAACTAAGTCTGTGCATAAGAAAATGCCAAAAAGTTAAAAATCAGTTGTCAGTGAAAAAAAGTACACTGTGGTAGCGTGGTTATGTAGCTCTCCTCCCAGATCTGATGGATTTGTACTTGCATACATGTTTAATGAtgacaaacataaaaaaacacttgCTGTCTTTATCTACCTCATCTCTACCTTCAACTCAGTGTTTTCACACTGTGGCTAAAACACATCTATTGCAACCTGCtatacaaatgttacaaaattaGTCTTTCGcttttgtgcatgcaaaaatacTCGACTATAGACAACACAACATCTGTTGCATATATATGTGTATTACTGTAAGTAGGGTTGCACGGTCACTCTGTACAAACAAAATAGCAAATACACAAGTTTATTATCGCCCATGCCTACTAGTACTGACATTTTTTTACAATCTTGTATCTAGCGTACATAATTTCTCACCACAATAAACACAGTCACTCACGCAAAGTCATTTAAACATTCAAAGGAACCCTACAGTCTCCAAAAATAGAAATGAAATGATTGACGTAATGAGTGGGACCTATTTCCTTTTTCTGAAAGGGGGCTGTTTTTCTGTTCATCTGTGAGATATATGCTTTATGACATGAGCAGGTAGGTTTGAGAAATACAGCCCTAAAAGATGGGCAGAAAAAGCAGCTCTCGTCTAAAGTGCACTGGGCTGCTATCACTTTGTGCTGCACCCTCTGTTGCCAAGACGACCTGGGAAATGGTTGAGATGTGGGCCACAGATAAAGAATACAAGATGAACACGGCGGAGAAAGAAACGGGGAGAGAGAGCGCATCAGTCTCCATTTATGTTTGAAAAAGCCAGGGTGTGGCACGTTTGCTGGGTACACGAGCTGCTCACAAAAGCAAGCGTGGCAGTCATGCAGAGAAAAAGATTGAGGTGACATCTTTACAGTCATGTAACAAACGCAGCACTGCGGTTATGCAGCGCACCGACGCATTCAAAACTGGTGCAAGAGACGATCCAGAGGCAACCGTGTCCCAGTAAGACGAGGTGAGGTGCCTCGCTTACTTTAGATGGAAACATGCACATACTTCTGATTCCAAATGATTTATGGTTGTAAACAACATTCCTTGTTTTGAATCACAGTTTTATGCGCATGATATCTGCAAATTATACGTGTAAGTGTACTAAGCTCACCATATTGGGGATAGAGTCCAATTGGAGCCCCACTGTACTTGCATTAAGTATTAAATATCCCTGATTTCCTCTTAAGCAATCAGCTGAATTGTTTGTGATTGACCGTAAGTTAATACTGACCTGTGTACCCAGCGAGCGCGGCTGCCGGGATGACTGGTTTGTCTTTGCTGAGGTCCGATCGCTCCCGTACGTAGTCTTTGAAGGTACCCTTGGGTTTGTGTCCGTGAAGTGCAGTGGGGTAGTCCTCTGAGTCAAAGCTGTCATAGGAGGGAACTCTCTGTAGGCTGTTAAACGACGACTGACTGCTCCAGGACTGCGTCAGCCTATCACAGCTCTCGAAACTGTCAATGCTCTCAAATGAGTCTTGGCCTCCCAGCTTACCTAAGATTCAAAAAAGAGGAAAGGGTTAAAACATTTCATGATATCATCCAGTCTAGGGTTGTAGAAGGTGTGATGTTTGGCCCCCATGTGTGGGAGGAAATAAAGTTCACAAGTGGTCTGGCCTCGGCCATACAGAGAAATCTAAAACTGGTGGACGCAACGCTTTGTTTCCCTTACACAATCTCCATGTGGAAATATTTGGGCTTTGTCTAATTGGaagaaaatcaaaacaaatTGTTTTGCTATTTTTGGCTAATCCCGAGATAAAAGGCCCGTCTCAATTGAATGCCTATTACAGAATGAAAGATAATACAAGAGCTGGGTCTGATTCTTAAATCTTAAATTGAAAAATTGAAGCCACATGTGAGTTTGGTGGCACCGCAAATACTTTCCCACAAAGCGCTCATTCCAAAGCTTGGATTTACTGCATACAGCATAAAGCTTATTTGTACCCAGAGGGCAGAAGCCCCGTTGTTCGACAAAACATAACAAATCTCACAGTCCAATCTAAATCTCGATCATTTGCTCAGCTGCAAGATGGTTGGACGTAGATTCAAGGGTGTTAAGTGCGAGGCAGCCTGTTTCTCGTCTATGACAGACGGGTGGGAGAAAGAGCCCAGGCGTACGTGAGGTAAAGCTAACATAACACTTCGTGAGAAACCGGAATGCTTTCTTCACACATTGCAACTTTCGATCCTTACGAGAACCTGAATGTTCACAAAAACACCCTGTAACCCAGTAAGGTTGCCTCACCAAGATGCTTTGACACAAAAGACTGCTACCAGTGCTCTGTGGCTTCAAACGTATCTCGCTTAGATGCAAACATCTTTGttttttctccctttttccccCACCGCAGTTGAAAGTGCTTAGAGACGGTGTGCGAAAGAACCGCATACAAAGCCAGCGGTCTACTTCATTCCCTGGCAGTGCATGAGCGGCTGCGGTAACGCGAGACGAGAACGGTCGTGACAAACTTCGCTTTGAGGACCACACACTGCCAATCGCTGTGGGGGTGTTGGGGATAAATTTAAGCCACGATGAGAGTGTGCAAATATACGTCTAGGATGAGAGAAATTAACTTTATATTTCATACAGTGTGTTTACATTTCCCTTGTGCAGTATCAACCGAGGACTGAACCGTTATTGCACGCATACCATGTGCATTTATGCCGGGCCATGTGTACAGCATACACAGCTAAACACACTGCAGTTTAGGTCAGTATAAATCTGGTGTTGATTTGGCAATGGTCTAGTTGGTGcacctgtttaaaaaaatgatgaagCTGGTTGACTAATCCCCCTTTTCCACCAAGGCAGTTTGAGTGCTGGTTCAGACCCAAAGCCTAATTTCAAATCACTTCTTTCTTTTTCAACACCCAAGTGGTTCTTAAGTAGCACCAACGCATTGCTGATCTAGACTTAAGAACCGATTGCGTCAGGGGCTGGGGGTGGTGTTACTGTGACACGAGTAGCTACATGCTAAGGCTAACGTTGTTTTGTGTAAACGCTAAAATATGTTATGCCCATACCGTTATTCTCAATTGAAAcctttgtttatatatatttactcgAGCTGCACGTACCTGTTGGATTCACAGCGTTTGGATGACAATGTAGGTATGCAAAGCCATTgaccattaataataataattgcaaCATTAGgatgaccatacgtgccattcttcccggacgcatcccgtccaggattttgtgttcgtcttccggaagtcgtatttgtcgaccgcatatgtcatagaggattattattattattacagaaaagcaacctttacattttaaggtaagaatgaacctacgattgtatatcttatgtttttaactgaatggcgtatgcggtcaacaaatacgacttccggaagacgcaccgaaatggcacgtatggtcaccctatgcAACATTGCTGGAAAAGATGAGATTTATTCAGTGACGTAAGACTTCGCTCTGTGGTGGCCGGTTTTTAAAAGGATTACCAACTATTAAACTAAGAACAGGGCTAGCTCTGAACCAGTCCGGTTCTTTCTGGTGGAAAAGGGGCATAAGCCACTTATGAACTCTGGTAGGGACACCAGTACACCCCAgcattaaaaacacaacatatacTGGTGAGCAAAAATGCTAGTCTTTTACAGCAGGGAAGTACTTGTTATCATAACCGTGACCCTTTGTCTGAATCCCTGACGTTGGCTAAACAAAGAACAATGCTTGAGACAAAATGGTGTTTTAAAAGGAACGCTTCTGTACACTAAGCCTTTCTTAAGAAATAGCTTATCACTAAATGAAGCACGTCTAGTCATCAAGTCTTTATATATAATCATTCAATATTAGTTTTAGAATAAGACTAGTGTAGCAGGTTCAAGTAAGGGTTTCTCCAAATGATATAACCATCATCTCCATACATGATAAAAGAATATCCGGCACACTCACCTCTGCTAATGCGGCCCACGCACATATTGTCGGGTGACACCACTTCCTGTTTGACCGAGAAGTAATCTCCCTGCAGCTGATTGAGAGGTGCGTCACGCAGGATAACATTCGGATACTCGCTCTCGTATTTGAGCGACAGCAGGTCTTCCGAGCTAATCGGGTGAAGGGTCTGGTAAGACTCTGTTATGAAGCTTGGCTCCGAGTATTCTGAAGGTGGGACGCATTGTGGATGCTCTATGCCATAGTCTAAACGACAGAAAACAGAGAAAGGTGGACATTAAGGGAGTTCATATGAGATTTAAGGCTTTTAAATGTCCAGACTCTCGATCTTGCCATTGTTAACAGCTTTTACAGACAGATCGTTTAACATTACCTATGTATAGATCTGGCATATGATATGGAAGTCTGCTCGGGCACTGTAATGATGCTAACTGAAAGAGATACTCACTGAAAAAGTAGTCTGAGGGATAGCGAGATTCCTGGAAACTGGAGGTTAGACCGTTGATGGGGAAATGCTTCTGGtcttctgtgtgaacgaagaacACACATTACTCAAACTATACTCAGTCGCAAAGACAAACGTGTTACAGATTAGATTGTGCGAGACAATAAAGTTATAGCAGCTTTCATGTTTATACCACAGTGGCTTTACTTTAGAAATTTATGAAAGAACACCGCTTTTACGTCAATAGCAAATGCATACTGGAAGATTTCAAACCCTGTTTGAATTTGATAAGCAGGTAAGCAAAGAAAATTATTCTAAGCATTTTAAGAATAACACCTGTTTTACATTTCACAGCATATATTATGAAATCTCAGCGTGATCTCTTCAGAATTCGTACAtgttttacaagttggctaattagtaaaaaatttgtgcaaaaatgtataattaacaAACAATAAGAACAATAACGAAAATCTACGCTAACCCCGCACCCAATCCCAACATCACAGGCACATGGGTAAATCGGACAAAAAGGTACGAATGTGGTTGTACGGATTGATAAAAATgcgccaccttgtaaaatacgtacgcattgccatgagatagcattgGAAATCTTGCTGAAGCTATTAtcaattgatttattttaaaaaaatctgactttttccatgtttaagtgctataattgggttcccagtgcttctatcaacctagaaaatgtgaaaaagatcaacccagtaactcagTTTTGGTAAGCattaggtcattaaaatttggctctccttatgatgtcataaggagatcttattaaaataataccgccccttaatctgcactatccaaccacgacacagccatttagtgcagagagaaagagagagagtaaatCATTCACGgcacaactgagtttcaatttcaacaaaccaccatcattgcgatcagtgtttgcatttcatcagctcatttgcatcttaaaggacacacccaaaacgccacatttttgctcacacctacaaagtgtcaattttaacatgttataataaattatctatgtggtattttgagctaaaattttacatgtgtactctggggacaccaaatatttattttacagtcttGGCCCCTTTAATTGAACTTTTTACTCAATTGTAATGAAAAACGAATGGAAGAAGACAGACAAACAAGACAGACTGACTGATTATCACCTTTTTGCAGCATCTCTAAATGTTCCCAGAGGATGTCTCCCACAAAGTCTGGTGCGAGGTCCAGGAAGCGTTCTTTACCCAGTGCACAGAGACTAGCCCCGTCCATGCTGAACTTATGAAAGTCTACATTTTTCAGACTGAATTCGTTGACCGTCCATGTTAACCATTCCCTCACGTGGGCTTCTGTCCACTCCCTGGGGTCTAACGAAGAGAAATTACATGGTCAGATACATGCATTTACGGTAGATACATATacgtatatatatgtgtatccatatatataatttttttcccaaTATAAATAGCATAGGGAAGATGTTTATGATAATGTATAGGATGTTTATATAGACAGAGCTCTTTTCTAGTTGGTTGTGTTTAAAACGCTGACAGTATTTTGGTCACAGGCCTGGTGGCTTATGGGAAATAGTCAGGTGATTTTCTATAAATTTGTAGCCAGAGTGGAAGGAACTGAAACAACTGTAATTTTAGCCTATAGACATACAcacccctctctctctccatctaaTGGCTCCTTCTACTGTAGACACATACACTCCACAAGCTCACTGAATACAGCTATTTCCAGACAGACGCAGACCCAACACAGACTACAGCCTCCCCAGACACAGCAAGCAAAGCTATTTTGCGGTCTGCCATGGATGGTAAGCATAATTCATAACCTCTGCTAAAGATTGCCATGTGCCTATCTAGCAAGATCTCTTTTTAGGCAATCTGATTTTGGTATTCCGGACTACAGAGCCAGAAGCAAGGAAACTACGCTTCTGCGCTCCATGTTCGCTTTTTCTTAATATCTCGCTCTTCCTGTCTATGTTCCCTTCTTTTGCTAATAAATGAGAATGGGAGGAATATGTGTCTGCTGTTATTAACATAATCAACAAATGGTAAAAATGGGTCTTGTATGACTTAAAAGGGAGAAAAAGATATGGAAAGGAAAATGGaaagtaaatgttaaaataaaatgcaatggaaGTTGAACCTTTAGGGATGGAGAGTCGCTGTTGCTCCCTGGTGAAGCCGCTGAATGTGGCCAAAAGAGCCTGTGACATCATCTCTTTACTTCCTGGTGTGAGTAAAGGGACATCCGCACATTCCAGATCTGTtggaccaaacacatcaacgtcaATCACACACATTTTAAGTATGGATTAATCGCAGATATGCGACattacacacaaaataaataaagaatcgACATAAACTAAGGCAAACACCAGGCGCAGTGCTTCACAATCATATTTAAATGGTCTTTTATTTAGCCACATGCACAATGTCCACCTCTTAGACGTCTCACCCAGCTAAGGATAGTTAAAAAATATAAGTGTGTCACAGGTCAAAGCCTACACCTATCGATAACCACCTCGCCATCTCCCCACTATGCCTTCTACCCGGCAAGCTGCTCCATCTCTGTCTCCAGACATAGACAGAGGGGTCTGTGTTGCAAGGGGTCAATAGTTAGGGGTTAGAGGTCATGGCTGAGGGgtgatgatgtcacagcaggCTGCAGGGTGCCGAACAGACACCACAGTGTTGGAAAAGTCACCCTCTTTGCCCGTGGGCACCCAGCGGGACATAGAGAAGCCTTTGATGAGTTAAACAGTGCCCGATGACTTCGACCGATCCAATTAAGACTGTCGGGGTGGCTGTTCGAGGGAGTGAGAGggggaaagaaagaaaaagagaggaTTTTGGGAAACCCCTAAGGGCTTGAGGAGTGCCGCTGCCAATTCTTTACACTAGAATTGGGCAAGGGAAAGAGACAAAAGGATAGTAATAAGATCAAAGATTTTACAACCATGATGTGACCCAATTTTTGTAATGTGTTGCTGATTGTGGCAAGGTGAGGGCTGGTGATTTTATCATTGGTCTGAAACAAAATCACTTTAATCTCAGTCATTTTTCCTAGAAGAGCGTGATAAAGAACAAACTGTG contains:
- the ets1 gene encoding protein C-ets-1 isoform X1, which produces MSYYSDPVSSYQPLQPPDCLGVMRSSGVMAVTMVPQMQPPVVCHPQNPTPARPLYAHHITLQEVPNGPEYGINDLECADVPLLTPGSKEMMSQALLATFSGFTREQQRLSIPKDPREWTEAHVREWLTWTVNEFSLKNVDFHKFSMDGASLCALGKERFLDLAPDFVGDILWEHLEMLQKEDQKHFPINGLTSSFQESRYPSDYFFNYGIEHPQCVPPSEYSEPSFITESYQTLHPISSEDLLSLKYESEYPNVILRDAPLNQLQGDYFSVKQEVVSPDNMCVGRISRGKLGGQDSFESIDSFESCDRLTQSWSSQSSFNSLQRVPSYDSFDSEDYPTALHGHKPKGTFKDYVRERSDLSKDKPVIPAAALAGYTGSGPIQLWQFLLELLTDKSCQSFISWTGDGWEFKLSDPDEVARRWGKRKNKPKMNYEKLSRGLRYYYDKNIIHKTSGKRYVYRFVCDLKSLLGYTPEELHTMLDVKPDTDE
- the ets1 gene encoding protein C-ets-1 isoform X2; translated protein: MSYYSDPVSSYQPLQPPDCLGVMRSSGVMAVTMVPQMQPPVVCHPQNPTPARPLYAHHITLQEVPNGPEYGINDLECADVPLLTPGSKEMMSQALLATFSGFTREQQRLSIPKDPREWTEAHVREWLTWTVNEFSLKNVDFHKFSMDGASLCALGKERFLDLAPDFVGDILWEHLEMLQKDQKHFPINGLTSSFQESRYPSDYFFNYGIEHPQCVPPSEYSEPSFITESYQTLHPISSEDLLSLKYESEYPNVILRDAPLNQLQGDYFSVKQEVVSPDNMCVGRISRGKLGGQDSFESIDSFESCDRLTQSWSSQSSFNSLQRVPSYDSFDSEDYPTALHGHKPKGTFKDYVRERSDLSKDKPVIPAAALAGYTGSGPIQLWQFLLELLTDKSCQSFISWTGDGWEFKLSDPDEVARRWGKRKNKPKMNYEKLSRGLRYYYDKNIIHKTSGKRYVYRFVCDLKSLLGYTPEELHTMLDVKPDTDE
- the ets1 gene encoding protein C-ets-1 isoform X3, whose translation is MTAAVDMKPLTIIKSEKDDLECADVPLLTPGSKEMMSQALLATFSGFTREQQRLSIPKDPREWTEAHVREWLTWTVNEFSLKNVDFHKFSMDGASLCALGKERFLDLAPDFVGDILWEHLEMLQKEDQKHFPINGLTSSFQESRYPSDYFFNYGIEHPQCVPPSEYSEPSFITESYQTLHPISSEDLLSLKYESEYPNVILRDAPLNQLQGDYFSVKQEVVSPDNMCVGRISRGKLGGQDSFESIDSFESCDRLTQSWSSQSSFNSLQRVPSYDSFDSEDYPTALHGHKPKGTFKDYVRERSDLSKDKPVIPAAALAGYTGSGPIQLWQFLLELLTDKSCQSFISWTGDGWEFKLSDPDEVARRWGKRKNKPKMNYEKLSRGLRYYYDKNIIHKTSGKRYVYRFVCDLKSLLGYTPEELHTMLDVKPDTDE